Proteins encoded together in one Desulfovibrio sp. window:
- a CDS encoding ATP-dependent metallopeptidase FtsH/Yme1/Tma family protein, with protein MEKKHHFTLWYVIAALWGLVLIQDFYARSYGPKTLAYSDFLKELKAGHILEVAIGQGSLQGKMKIVKDGQESEQRFVALRVDPEISEELSKYNVDFRGQPESTFLRDIMSWILPALIFFGIWFLLMRKFNPGDQLLGVGRSKAKIVAESELNTTFVDVAGCDEAKEELKEIIDFLKEPERFQVLGGRMPKGVLLVGPPGTGKTLLARAVAGEAGVPFFSISGSEFVELFVGVGASRVRELFTQAREKAPCIIFIDELDAIGKARGIAVMGGHDEREQTLNQLLVEMDGFDPRVGVVIMAATNRPETLDPALLRAGRFDRQVLVDKPDVKGREEILLVHAKNVKLSPEVDLKVVAQKTPGFSGADLANIINEAALLAARRRKTAVDMDDLNEAVDRVIAGLEKKNRVINPKEKKIVAYHETGHALVAAYTPGADKVHKISIVPRGLGALGYTQQLPTEDRYLMTKPELLGKIDVLLGGRVAEELAFGEISTGAHNDLQRATDIARAMVAEYGMGETLGLSTYPRQARPMFLNPEQAPLVGKEYSESTAAKLDAEVKEILESARGRVRGILEEHKDKLDAVAQKLLKTEVMDSSEFEGFL; from the coding sequence ATGGAAAAGAAACATCATTTCACGCTTTGGTATGTGATCGCGGCACTCTGGGGCCTGGTCCTCATCCAGGACTTCTACGCCCGTTCCTACGGGCCCAAGACCCTGGCCTATTCCGATTTCTTAAAGGAGCTCAAGGCCGGCCATATCCTGGAGGTTGCCATCGGGCAGGGTTCGCTCCAAGGCAAGATGAAGATCGTCAAGGACGGCCAGGAGAGCGAGCAGCGCTTTGTGGCCCTGCGCGTGGACCCCGAGATTTCGGAGGAGCTCTCCAAGTACAATGTGGACTTTCGCGGACAGCCCGAATCCACCTTCCTGCGCGACATCATGAGCTGGATTCTGCCAGCGCTCATTTTCTTCGGCATCTGGTTCCTGCTCATGCGGAAGTTCAATCCCGGTGATCAGCTTCTGGGGGTGGGGCGTAGCAAGGCCAAAATCGTGGCCGAATCCGAACTCAACACCACCTTCGTCGATGTGGCCGGGTGCGACGAGGCCAAGGAAGAGCTCAAGGAAATCATCGACTTCCTCAAGGAGCCCGAACGGTTTCAGGTTCTGGGCGGGCGCATGCCCAAAGGGGTTCTGCTGGTAGGCCCTCCGGGCACGGGCAAGACTCTTCTGGCCAGGGCCGTGGCGGGAGAAGCCGGAGTGCCGTTCTTTTCCATTTCAGGTTCGGAATTCGTCGAGCTTTTTGTCGGCGTGGGAGCCTCGCGCGTGCGGGAGCTCTTCACCCAGGCGCGGGAAAAGGCCCCGTGCATCATTTTCATCGACGAGTTGGACGCCATCGGCAAGGCCCGGGGCATCGCGGTCATGGGCGGCCACGACGAACGCGAACAGACCCTGAACCAGCTGCTGGTGGAGATGGACGGATTCGACCCGAGGGTGGGCGTGGTGATCATGGCCGCCACCAACCGGCCCGAGACCCTGGATCCCGCGCTTCTGCGGGCCGGGCGCTTCGACCGCCAGGTGCTGGTGGACAAGCCCGATGTGAAGGGCCGGGAGGAAATACTCCTGGTGCACGCCAAGAATGTGAAGCTCTCCCCTGAAGTGGACCTCAAAGTGGTGGCCCAGAAGACCCCGGGATTTTCCGGAGCCGACCTGGCCAACATCATAAACGAGGCCGCGCTGCTGGCGGCCCGGCGGCGAAAGACCGCCGTGGACATGGATGACCTGAACGAAGCGGTGGACCGGGTGATAGCCGGGCTTGAGAAAAAGAACCGGGTGATAAACCCCAAGGAAAAAAAGATCGTGGCCTACCACGAGACCGGGCACGCTTTGGTTGCGGCCTACACCCCCGGCGCGGACAAGGTTCACAAGATATCCATCGTACCGCGCGGCCTGGGCGCCCTAGGCTACACCCAGCAGTTGCCCACCGAGGACCGCTACCTGATGACCAAGCCGGAGCTCCTGGGCAAGATCGACGTACTCCTGGGTGGGCGTGTGGCCGAAGAACTTGCTTTTGGAGAAATATCCACGGGCGCTCACAACGACCTGCAGCGGGCCACGGACATCGCCCGGGCCATGGTGGCCGAGTACGGCATGGGGGAGACCCTGGGGCTTTCCACCTACCCGCGGCAGGCCAGGCCCATGTTCCTGAACCCCGAACAGGCGCCCCTGGTGGGCAAGGAATACAGCGAATCGACAGCGGCCAAGCTCGATGCCGAGGTGAAGGAAATCCTGGAGTCCGCCCGCGGCAGGGTGCGGGGCATCCTTGAGGAGCACAAGGACAAGCTCGACGCTGTGGCCCAAAAATTGTTGAAGACGGAAGTGATGGATTCGTCCGAGTTTGAAGGATTTTTGTGA